One Paraburkholderia dioscoreae DNA segment encodes these proteins:
- a CDS encoding DUF2950 domain-containing protein, which yields MTRIRTFQTFGARLADTLAHALACAPKPRLAGTALGLAALLLGASAAHAQAVYPTPEAASKAFVDALSSNDNAAMQHVLGKDFTRFIPTKNVGEDDIYEFLGAWAAGHQIVDDPAPLNGHASKHLSVGTSGWTLPIPLVQTSGGWRFDPAAGRDEIMTRRIGRNERAAMLTSLAYLDAQHDYRELTQHYAQRILSTPGQHDGLYWQSAPGEPESPLGPLAAAMPHTGSVAKEGYHGYHFRILSAQGPHAKGGSQNYVEKGTMTKGFGLVAWPAEYGRTGVMSFIVNQDGLVYQKNLGPQSARIAAGLKSFDPDSSWEAVQP from the coding sequence ATGACCCGTATCCGCACGTTCCAGACCTTCGGCGCACGTCTTGCCGACACGCTCGCACACGCCCTCGCCTGCGCTCCCAAGCCGCGCCTCGCCGGCACCGCGCTCGGGCTTGCCGCGCTGTTGCTGGGCGCGTCAGCAGCGCATGCACAAGCCGTATACCCGACCCCCGAGGCCGCTTCCAAAGCTTTTGTCGACGCGCTTTCCAGCAACGACAACGCAGCGATGCAGCATGTGCTCGGCAAGGACTTCACCCGTTTCATCCCGACCAAAAATGTCGGCGAAGACGATATCTATGAGTTTCTCGGCGCGTGGGCGGCAGGACACCAGATCGTCGACGACCCTGCGCCGTTAAACGGTCACGCGAGCAAGCATCTTTCGGTCGGCACCAGTGGCTGGACCTTGCCGATTCCTCTCGTGCAAACGTCCGGCGGCTGGCGTTTCGATCCCGCAGCCGGTCGCGACGAAATCATGACGCGCCGTATCGGCCGCAACGAACGCGCGGCCATGCTAACGTCGCTTGCCTATCTCGACGCGCAACACGACTACCGGGAATTGACCCAGCATTACGCGCAGCGCATTCTCAGCACACCAGGCCAGCACGACGGTTTGTACTGGCAGAGTGCGCCGGGGGAACCGGAAAGCCCGCTTGGCCCACTTGCCGCGGCTATGCCGCACACCGGCTCCGTCGCGAAGGAGGGTTATCACGGGTATCACTTCCGTATCCTGAGCGCGCAAGGACCGCATGCGAAGGGGGGGAGCCAGAACTACGTCGAGAAGGGCACGATGACGAAGGGTTTCGGCCTCGTCGCGTGGCCCGCCGAGTATGGCAGGACAGGCGTGATGAGCTTCATCGTCAATCAGGACGGACTGGTTTATCAGAAGAACCTCGGGCCGCAGTCGGCGCGTATCGCGGCCGGGCTCAAATCGTTCGATCCGGATTCGTCGTGGGAGGCCGTGCAGCCCTGA
- a CDS encoding Hsp70 family protein: MTEMKRYSVGIDLGTSNTVLAYAQMGASDGSRIESQLIRVFEIEQLVSPGEVAARPLLPSVRYHAAQGELNPGDLQLPWSSADQTGAQAEAQRKAQSRAQSKAKEEAKKEAQPVVIGRLARLLGAQVPGRLVTSAKSWLSHASVDRVAPILPWGAADDVLKVSPVEASASYLAHVRAAWNHRFPDAPLEGQDVVLTVPASFDEGARALTVQAARMAGLHNLKLLEEPQAAFYDWLFHHRERLASELAETRLVLICDVGGGTTDLTLIEVGLSDGEPRLTRIGVGNHLMLGGDNMDLALAHLVEARLPGADQAGGRTRLSAASLSQLVERCRNAKELLLGPQAPDSASVTLLGAGSKLIGGARTAQVTREEVERIIVDGFFPAVASNERPGRPRGAIVEFGLPYATDAAVTRHIAAFLERFAAQSRKALGAAPSSTPAADDENALPVPDTLLLNGGVFRAEALTQRLASTLGTWRGQALNLLHNDNPDVAVARGAVAYALARAGNAPKIGGGSPRSYFLVLDETSDGKHKAEPAQRGICLLPRGTEEGHEILIADRTFALRLGHPVRFHLVSSSADTVYRPGELIDLTGGDFVRLPPIATIVQPRGASTARETAVQIATSLTEVGTLEVHCIERDNPAQRWLLEFQLRREDAQVSLTDDAAPSRHPALDEAIEHIDRSFGSRSQNVGPKEVKRLRSQLEQLLGPRESWNSALLRELFGALRERARRRRRSADHERLWLNLAGYCVRPGFGYPLDEWRVEQLWSLFDDGIQYVNESQVWSEWWTLWRRAAGGLDESAQLRVLDAMAYLQKAAQSRHKLPFDVAKTGFTDMVRLSASLERIPVERKIELGESVLARLKKPAENHQSWWAVGRIGARRPFYGSAHSVVPPEIAGAWLDAILALDWKKVDPAAFAAVQIARMTGDRSRDLPEDLRRTVVRRLEAANAPRAWITMVSESVELDNADEGRVFGESLPAGLKLITS; the protein is encoded by the coding sequence ATGACTGAGATGAAGCGGTACAGCGTCGGCATCGATCTCGGCACCAGCAACACGGTGCTCGCCTATGCGCAGATGGGAGCATCGGATGGGTCGCGGATTGAGTCGCAACTCATTCGCGTCTTCGAGATCGAGCAACTGGTGAGTCCGGGCGAAGTGGCCGCGCGGCCGCTTCTGCCCTCGGTGCGCTATCACGCGGCGCAAGGCGAACTGAACCCCGGCGATCTGCAATTGCCGTGGTCCAGTGCGGACCAGACCGGCGCTCAAGCCGAAGCTCAGCGCAAAGCGCAGTCACGAGCGCAGTCAAAAGCAAAGGAAGAAGCGAAGAAAGAAGCACAGCCGGTCGTGATCGGCCGGCTCGCACGCCTGTTGGGCGCTCAGGTGCCGGGGCGGCTGGTGACGAGCGCGAAGAGCTGGCTCTCGCATGCGTCGGTCGACCGCGTTGCGCCGATCCTGCCGTGGGGCGCCGCCGACGACGTCCTCAAAGTCTCGCCGGTCGAAGCCAGCGCGAGCTATCTGGCACACGTGCGCGCCGCGTGGAATCACCGTTTTCCGGACGCGCCGCTCGAAGGTCAGGACGTGGTGCTCACGGTGCCGGCTTCCTTCGACGAAGGCGCGCGCGCATTGACCGTGCAAGCCGCGCGCATGGCCGGCTTGCACAATCTGAAGCTGCTGGAAGAGCCGCAAGCGGCATTCTACGACTGGCTGTTTCATCATCGCGAGCGGCTTGCAAGCGAGCTCGCGGAGACCCGTTTGGTTCTCATCTGCGACGTGGGCGGCGGCACCACCGACCTCACGCTGATCGAAGTCGGCCTGAGCGACGGCGAGCCTCGGCTCACGCGAATCGGTGTGGGCAATCACCTGATGCTCGGTGGCGACAACATGGATCTGGCGCTCGCGCATCTGGTGGAAGCGCGGTTGCCGGGCGCCGACCAGGCGGGCGGGCGCACGCGCTTGTCGGCGGCGAGCCTGTCGCAACTGGTCGAGCGTTGCCGCAATGCGAAGGAGCTTCTGCTCGGTCCGCAGGCGCCCGACTCCGCATCGGTCACGCTGCTCGGCGCCGGCTCGAAGCTGATCGGCGGTGCGCGCACGGCACAGGTCACGCGCGAGGAAGTGGAGCGGATCATCGTCGACGGTTTCTTTCCGGCGGTGGCATCGAACGAACGGCCTGGCAGGCCGCGTGGCGCAATCGTCGAGTTCGGCCTGCCCTATGCCACCGACGCCGCCGTCACACGTCATATCGCGGCATTCCTCGAACGCTTCGCGGCGCAGTCACGCAAAGCGCTGGGCGCTGCGCCGTCGAGCACGCCGGCCGCCGACGACGAAAACGCCTTGCCGGTGCCCGACACGCTGCTGCTGAACGGCGGCGTGTTCCGGGCCGAAGCGCTCACGCAGCGTCTGGCGAGCACGCTGGGCACGTGGCGCGGCCAGGCGCTCAACCTGCTGCATAACGACAACCCCGACGTGGCCGTAGCACGCGGCGCGGTCGCCTATGCGCTCGCGCGCGCGGGCAACGCGCCGAAAATCGGCGGCGGCTCGCCACGCAGCTACTTTCTCGTGCTCGACGAAACCAGCGACGGCAAGCACAAGGCCGAGCCCGCGCAACGCGGCATCTGCCTGCTGCCGCGCGGCACGGAAGAAGGCCACGAGATCCTGATCGCGGATCGCACCTTCGCGCTGCGGCTCGGGCATCCGGTGCGTTTTCATCTGGTCTCGTCGAGCGCGGACACCGTGTATCGGCCGGGCGAATTGATCGATCTTACCGGTGGCGACTTCGTTCGCCTGCCGCCGATCGCAACCATCGTGCAGCCGCGTGGCGCGAGCACCGCGCGCGAAACCGCGGTGCAGATCGCGACGTCGCTCACCGAGGTGGGCACGCTCGAAGTCCACTGTATCGAACGGGACAATCCGGCGCAGCGCTGGCTGCTCGAATTCCAGTTGCGCCGTGAAGACGCGCAGGTGAGCCTGACGGACGATGCCGCGCCGTCCCGCCACCCCGCGCTCGACGAGGCGATCGAACATATCGACCGCAGCTTCGGCTCGCGCTCGCAAAACGTCGGCCCGAAAGAAGTCAAACGCCTGCGCTCGCAACTCGAACAATTGCTGGGTCCGCGGGAGAGCTGGAACAGCGCGTTGCTACGCGAACTGTTCGGCGCGCTGCGGGAACGCGCGCGCCGGCGGCGGCGGTCGGCGGATCACGAGCGCCTCTGGCTGAATCTCGCGGGCTATTGCGTGCGGCCCGGTTTCGGCTATCCGCTCGACGAATGGCGGGTCGAACAACTCTGGTCGTTATTCGACGACGGCATCCAGTACGTCAACGAAAGCCAGGTCTGGTCCGAATGGTGGACGCTCTGGCGCCGCGCCGCCGGCGGCCTCGACGAAAGCGCGCAATTGCGTGTGCTCGACGCAATGGCGTATCTGCAAAAGGCTGCGCAATCGCGTCACAAGCTGCCGTTCGACGTCGCGAAAACCGGCTTCACCGATATGGTCCGCCTCAGTGCATCGCTCGAACGGATTCCTGTGGAGCGCAAGATCGAACTCGGCGAGTCGGTGCTGGCCCGCCTGAAGAAGCCCGCTGAAAATCATCAAAGCTGGTGGGCGGTCGGCCGTATCGGCGCGCGTCGGCCGTTCTACGGCAGCGCGCACAGTGTCGTGCCGCCGGAGATTGCCGGCGCGTGGCTCGACGCGATACTCGCGCTCGACTGGAAGAAGGTCGATCCCGCCGCCTTTGCCGCCGTGCAGATCGCGCGCATGACCGGCGACCGCTCGCGCGACTTGCCCGAAGACCTGCGTCGTACGGTGGTGCGGCGGCTCGAAGCGGCCAATGCGCCGCGCGCGTGGATCACGATGGTGAGCGAGAGCGTGGAGCTCGATAACGCCGACGAAGGCCGCGTGTTCGGCGAGTCGCTGCCGGCGGGGCTGAAGCTGATCACGAGTTGA
- a CDS encoding sensor domain-containing diguanylate cyclase: protein MQLAFSNDRLSSRMQFDPSVAGEPEVESSVIEWLLHDDQVMRECFTHAAEILKSVTGAAITAITLLDEEYQHYRAEVGMAMPLVTRARSLADYAVRDAELFVIEDAHSDTRFGECMLVQRHPFVRLYAAIALRAPNGEIVGALCAMDPAPGRLDAGQRAVFYHLRAMIENDLKMRTATAIDPLTQLYNRRFLLESITRRWKEAREGDVMGSVVVDVDWFKQYNDTYGHQAGDHCLRKVASVMQAAADGERVIVGRMGGEEFGLLMLQAEPAALENTLDTLRQGVEDLAIEHRASPLGTVTVSVGASLTRITETSRPAYRDGFASADRALYRSKHGGRNQVTMA from the coding sequence GTGCAACTCGCCTTCAGTAACGACCGTCTGTCCAGCCGGATGCAGTTCGATCCGTCCGTCGCCGGTGAACCCGAGGTGGAATCGTCGGTCATCGAATGGCTGCTGCATGACGATCAGGTGATGCGCGAATGTTTCACCCACGCAGCGGAAATCCTCAAGAGCGTGACCGGCGCGGCGATCACGGCGATTACGCTGCTCGACGAGGAATATCAGCATTACCGCGCCGAGGTCGGCATGGCGATGCCGCTCGTTACGCGCGCCCGCTCGCTTGCCGACTATGCGGTGCGCGACGCCGAGCTGTTCGTCATCGAAGATGCGCACAGCGATACGCGCTTCGGCGAATGCATGCTGGTGCAGCGCCATCCGTTCGTGCGGCTTTATGCGGCGATCGCGCTGCGCGCGCCCAACGGCGAAATCGTCGGCGCGTTATGCGCGATGGACCCGGCGCCCGGTCGGCTCGATGCGGGACAGCGCGCGGTGTTCTATCACCTGCGTGCAATGATCGAAAACGATCTGAAGATGCGCACGGCCACCGCGATCGATCCGCTGACTCAGTTGTACAACCGCCGTTTCCTGCTGGAAAGCATCACCCGCAGATGGAAAGAGGCGCGGGAGGGCGACGTGATGGGGTCAGTCGTGGTCGACGTGGACTGGTTCAAGCAATACAACGACACCTACGGACACCAGGCGGGCGATCACTGTCTGCGCAAGGTGGCCTCGGTGATGCAGGCGGCAGCCGACGGCGAACGCGTGATCGTCGGGCGCATGGGCGGCGAGGAATTCGGCCTGCTGATGTTGCAAGCGGAACCGGCAGCACTCGAAAACACGCTCGATACGCTCCGCCAGGGCGTGGAGGATCTGGCGATCGAGCATCGCGCGTCGCCGCTCGGCACGGTAACGGTGAGCGTGGGTGCGTCGCTGACGCGCATCACCGAAACATCACGGCCAGCGTATCGCGATGGTTTCGCGAGCGCTGATCGCGCGTTGTATCGATCGAAACATGGCGGTAGGAATCAGGTGACGATGGCGTAG
- a CDS encoding Hsp70 family protein, whose amino-acid sequence MSDARQPGASRYAIGIDLGTTHCALSYVDTSASDGEKTTQGVLPIAQLTGPGAIDNLDLLPSFLYLPHPDELASGDLYLPWTGQREFAVGEFARSRGAATPIRLVSSAKSWLCHPGVDRRAAILPNDAPPEVARVSPLESSVRYLTHLREAWDHVHPDAPFSAQDITVTIPASFDPAARELTAEAAAAAGYGSMTLLEEPQAALYSWIQKSGGQWRKQVKIGDIILVVDVGGGTTDLSLIAVIEREGNLELHRVAVGEHILLGGDNMDLALAHVVARKLAAQGTQADAWQLRALTYACRSAKETLLSDPATDTVPLVVPSRGSKLIGGSIRTELTRAELTQTILEGFFPQVDSAARPVSRARAGLTQLGLPYAQDAGITRHLAAFLGRQVGALAELDGLRDIATAPNASFLHPTAVLFNGGVFKSPLLVERIMGTLNGWLAAEGAAPARLLEGADLDLAVARGAAYYGYVRRGQGVRIRGGTARAYYIAIESAMPAVPGLEPPIQALCVAPFGMEEGTEAELPTQEFGLVVGEPVHFRFFGSSVRRQDQVGTLLDFWGADELQELEEIQATLPAAGRTAGEVVPVKLHARVTEAGTLELEAVPRGTDERWKVEFDARGNANA is encoded by the coding sequence ATGAGCGACGCACGCCAGCCAGGCGCATCGCGCTACGCCATCGGCATCGACCTCGGCACCACGCACTGCGCGCTGTCCTATGTGGACACGAGCGCGAGCGACGGCGAAAAGACCACCCAGGGCGTGCTGCCGATCGCCCAGCTAACCGGTCCGGGCGCGATCGACAATCTCGATCTGCTGCCCTCGTTTCTTTACCTGCCGCATCCCGACGAACTTGCGTCGGGCGACCTCTATCTGCCGTGGACCGGCCAGCGCGAATTCGCGGTCGGCGAGTTCGCCCGCAGCCGCGGCGCAGCCACGCCGATCCGGCTCGTGTCGAGCGCGAAGAGCTGGTTGTGCCATCCGGGCGTCGACCGGCGCGCCGCGATTCTGCCCAACGACGCGCCGCCTGAAGTCGCGCGCGTCTCGCCTCTCGAAAGCTCGGTGCGTTATCTGACCCACTTGCGCGAAGCCTGGGATCATGTGCATCCCGACGCGCCGTTCAGCGCGCAGGACATTACGGTGACGATCCCGGCATCGTTCGATCCGGCCGCTCGCGAACTGACCGCCGAAGCCGCCGCGGCCGCCGGCTACGGCAGCATGACGCTGCTGGAAGAACCGCAGGCCGCGCTGTATAGCTGGATCCAGAAAAGCGGCGGGCAGTGGCGCAAGCAGGTCAAGATAGGCGACATCATTCTCGTGGTGGACGTGGGCGGCGGCACGACCGACCTGTCGCTGATCGCCGTGATCGAGCGCGAAGGCAATCTGGAACTGCATCGCGTCGCGGTCGGCGAACATATTCTGCTCGGCGGCGACAACATGGATCTCGCGCTCGCGCACGTGGTCGCGCGCAAGCTCGCGGCGCAAGGCACCCAGGCCGACGCGTGGCAACTGCGCGCCCTCACCTATGCGTGCCGCTCGGCGAAGGAAACGCTGCTCAGCGATCCGGCCACCGATACCGTGCCGCTCGTCGTGCCGAGCCGCGGCTCGAAGCTGATCGGCGGCTCGATCCGCACCGAGCTCACGCGCGCCGAATTGACTCAGACGATTCTGGAAGGCTTCTTCCCGCAGGTGGATAGCGCCGCGCGTCCGGTGAGCCGCGCGCGCGCCGGTCTGACGCAGCTCGGCCTGCCGTATGCGCAGGACGCGGGCATCACGCGGCACCTGGCGGCATTTCTCGGCCGTCAGGTGGGCGCGCTCGCCGAACTGGACGGGCTGCGTGACATCGCCACGGCGCCAAACGCCAGTTTCCTGCATCCCACGGCGGTACTGTTCAACGGCGGCGTGTTCAAGTCGCCGTTGCTGGTCGAACGCATCATGGGCACGCTCAACGGCTGGCTCGCTGCGGAAGGCGCGGCGCCGGCGCGGCTGCTCGAAGGCGCCGATCTGGATCTCGCCGTCGCGCGCGGCGCGGCCTACTACGGTTACGTGCGACGCGGCCAGGGCGTGCGGATTCGCGGCGGCACGGCGCGCGCGTACTACATCGCGATCGAATCGGCGATGCCCGCGGTGCCAGGCCTCGAGCCGCCTATCCAGGCGCTATGCGTGGCGCCGTTCGGCATGGAAGAAGGCACCGAAGCCGAACTGCCCACGCAGGAATTCGGGCTGGTGGTCGGCGAGCCCGTGCATTTCCGCTTCTTCGGCTCGTCGGTACGGCGTCAGGATCAGGTCGGCACGCTGCTCGACTTCTGGGGCGCTGATGAATTACAGGAGCTCGAAGAGATTCAGGCCACGCTGCCCGCCGCCGGCCGCACCGCCGGCGAAGTCGTGCCGGTGAAGCTGCACGCGCGCGTCACCGAAGCCGGCACGCTCGAACTCGAAGCCGTGCCGCGCGGGACTGACGAGCGCTGGAAAGTCGAGTTCGACGCGCGCGGCAACGCGAATGCATGA
- a CDS encoding PqiC family protein — translation MITSQPDCGRRPAGSAAARSVDRPVQRVVDCVAAHAVAHVAPRSIAGIAACVGLAALTACSSPSSRFYTLGSSDAPIAGHNAATPPLLIEVPPVDVPPQVARTAFVVQTGANQVDVLEQTRWASLPADEIRQALSLDLTQKLDAIDVFNTPHPEGALVYRVSVSVQRFESWPGSHALIDAVWSVRPLYSQTVLTCRSVVSETVASSYDALVAGHRLALAQVATKIAAGVEALNTSPDARTAPAPTTGATTARVRRPAIGVPCPAD, via the coding sequence ATGATCACCTCGCAGCCCGACTGCGGGCGGCGGCCAGCCGGCTCCGCCGCCGCCCGCTCGGTTGATCGCCCGGTTCAGCGCGTGGTTGACTGCGTGGCTGCGCACGCGGTTGCCCACGTTGCGCCCCGCTCGATCGCCGGCATCGCGGCCTGCGTGGGGCTGGCTGCGCTCACCGCCTGTTCGTCACCGTCGAGCCGCTTCTACACGCTGGGTTCGAGCGACGCGCCAATAGCCGGGCACAATGCCGCTACGCCACCGTTGCTGATCGAAGTGCCGCCCGTCGACGTGCCGCCACAGGTTGCGCGCACCGCGTTCGTCGTGCAAACCGGCGCGAACCAGGTCGACGTGCTCGAACAGACGCGCTGGGCATCGCTGCCGGCCGACGAAATCCGTCAAGCGCTGTCGCTGGATCTGACTCAGAAGCTCGACGCCATCGACGTGTTCAACACGCCGCATCCCGAAGGCGCGCTGGTTTATCGCGTCAGTGTGAGCGTGCAGCGTTTCGAGTCGTGGCCCGGTTCGCATGCACTGATCGATGCGGTGTGGAGCGTAAGGCCCTTGTATTCGCAAACTGTGCTGACCTGCCGCAGCGTCGTCAGCGAGACAGTGGCGAGCAGCTACGATGCGCTGGTGGCCGGCCACCGGCTCGCTCTCGCTCAGGTTGCTACGAAAATTGCCGCTGGCGTCGAAGCGCTCAACACTTCACCGGATGCACGCACCGCGCCCGCTCCCACAACGGGCGCGACGACTGCGCGCGTGCGCCGGCCGGCCATCGGCGTGCCCTGCCCAGCGGACTAG
- a CDS encoding DUF2760 domain-containing protein, translated as MTDSNPSFLGRISLAVSTFFRILGDGEFAAGVLRLRQGGAAARATPAPVTAPAPTPAPPPAPVLKEASPDAALQLLGLLQRDARFIDFVEEDIKSYSDADIGAAARLVHDGCRATLREHFTIRPVRDEAEGSRITLAEGFDAASIRLTGNVVGRAPFNGSISHRGWRVDEVRLPKLADSHDAKVIAPAEVEL; from the coding sequence ATGACCGATTCGAACCCATCCTTCCTCGGCAGGATTTCCCTGGCCGTGAGCACGTTCTTCCGCATCCTCGGCGATGGCGAATTCGCCGCCGGGGTCTTGCGTCTGCGTCAGGGCGGCGCTGCCGCCCGCGCCACGCCTGCACCGGTCACTGCGCCGGCCCCCACACCCGCACCACCGCCCGCGCCCGTGCTGAAGGAAGCCAGTCCCGACGCCGCGCTGCAACTGCTCGGCCTGCTGCAACGCGACGCGCGTTTCATCGATTTCGTCGAGGAAGACATCAAGAGCTACAGCGACGCCGACATCGGCGCGGCCGCGCGCCTCGTGCACGACGGCTGCCGCGCAACGCTGCGCGAGCACTTCACGATCCGCCCGGTGCGCGACGAAGCCGAAGGCAGCCGCATCACGCTGGCGGAAGGTTTCGACGCGGCCTCGATTCGCCTGACCGGCAATGTGGTCGGCCGCGCGCCGTTTAACGGCAGCATCAGCCATCGCGGCTGGCGAGTCGACGAAGTGCGTCTGCCGAAGCTCGCGGACAGCCACGACGCGAAAGTGATCGCACCGGCCGAGGTGGAGCTATGA
- a CDS encoding PqiB family protein, giving the protein MSSPQGSSLPPDLPDPDVAPPRSWLPSLVWLVPLIAALIGIALVVRSVTERGPAITIVFDNAEGLEPGKTQVKYKDVEIGSVKAITLSKDQTHVEIAVQLTKQAENFAVKDTRFWVVRPRVGASGVSGIGTLLSGAYIGVDVGRSKETRTEFVGLETPPPITADQKGHRFVLHGDSLGSIDIGSPIFYRRVQVGQVYGIALDKDGTGVTMQVFVAAPYDQYVGTNSRWWHASGVNVRLDSAGFVVNTQSLAAILVGGLAFQTPPGQQMGVQAAEKTDFRLASDETDAMRAPDGIPVRAVMNFNQSLRGLSVGAVVDFRGIALGQVTGIGVEYDPQTQSFTMPVTLDLYPDRLRRRARSATMPQARTAASHELLRRLVERGLRGQLRTGNLLTGQLYIALDIFPKAAPVKFDVGSDPVELPTIPNTLDALQVQVADIAKKLDRIPFDQIGSNLNTSLKNADALFNRLNNEVVPQARDTLAAARQTFGSAEATLQRDSPLQSDVHEALQELTRTLQSLNALADYLERHPESLVRGKPGDKP; this is encoded by the coding sequence ATGAGTAGCCCGCAAGGATCCAGCTTACCGCCTGATTTGCCTGATCCCGACGTTGCGCCGCCGCGTAGCTGGTTGCCCTCGCTTGTCTGGTTAGTGCCGCTGATCGCGGCGTTGATCGGCATCGCGCTTGTCGTCAGGTCCGTCACGGAACGCGGCCCGGCGATCACGATCGTCTTCGACAATGCCGAAGGCCTTGAACCCGGCAAGACCCAGGTCAAATACAAGGATGTCGAAATCGGTTCGGTGAAGGCGATCACGCTGTCGAAGGATCAGACGCACGTTGAGATCGCCGTGCAACTCACCAAGCAGGCGGAAAACTTCGCGGTCAAGGACACACGCTTCTGGGTGGTTCGTCCCCGCGTGGGCGCCTCCGGTGTGTCGGGCATCGGCACGCTGCTCTCGGGTGCTTATATCGGCGTGGACGTCGGCCGCTCCAAAGAAACTCGAACCGAGTTCGTCGGGCTCGAGACGCCGCCCCCCATCACAGCCGACCAGAAAGGTCATCGCTTTGTCTTGCATGGCGATTCGCTCGGCTCGATCGACATCGGCTCACCGATCTTCTACCGGCGCGTGCAGGTGGGTCAGGTCTACGGCATCGCTCTCGACAAGGACGGCACGGGCGTCACCATGCAAGTGTTCGTCGCCGCACCGTACGACCAGTACGTGGGCACCAATTCGCGCTGGTGGCATGCAAGCGGTGTCAATGTGCGGCTCGACTCGGCCGGCTTCGTCGTCAACACGCAGTCGCTCGCGGCCATTCTGGTCGGCGGCCTCGCATTCCAGACGCCGCCAGGACAGCAAATGGGCGTGCAGGCGGCGGAGAAAACCGACTTCCGTCTGGCATCCGACGAGACGGACGCCATGCGTGCGCCGGACGGCATACCCGTGCGCGCCGTGATGAATTTCAACCAGTCGTTGCGAGGGCTTTCGGTGGGCGCGGTGGTCGACTTCCGCGGCATCGCGCTGGGACAGGTGACGGGCATCGGTGTCGAGTACGATCCGCAAACGCAGAGTTTCACAATGCCGGTGACGCTCGACCTGTACCCGGACCGGCTCAGACGGCGCGCCCGCAGCGCGACGATGCCGCAGGCCCGTACCGCGGCCAGCCACGAACTGCTGCGGCGTCTCGTCGAGCGCGGCCTGCGCGGCCAGTTGCGCACCGGCAATCTGTTGACTGGCCAGTTGTACATCGCGCTCGATATCTTCCCGAAAGCGGCGCCCGTCAAGTTCGACGTCGGCAGCGACCCGGTCGAACTGCCGACCATTCCGAACACGCTCGACGCGTTGCAAGTGCAGGTCGCCGACATCGCGAAAAAGCTCGACCGGATTCCGTTCGATCAGATCGGCTCGAACCTGAACACGTCGCTGAAAAACGCCGACGCGCTGTTCAATCGGTTGAACAACGAGGTCGTGCCGCAGGCGCGCGACACGCTCGCGGCAGCAAGGCAGACCTTCGGTTCAGCGGAAGCGACTTTACAGAGGGATTCGCCGTTGCAGTCGGATGTGCATGAGGCGCTGCAGGAATTGACCCGCACGCTGCAATCGCTGAACGCGCTGGCCGACTATCTGGAGCGTCATCCGGAGTCGCTCGTGCGCGGCAAACCCGGAGACAAACCATGA